One window of Corvus moneduloides isolate bCorMon1 chromosome 13, bCorMon1.pri, whole genome shotgun sequence genomic DNA carries:
- the LOC116450589 gene encoding LOW QUALITY PROTEIN: olfactory receptor 10A4-like (The sequence of the model RefSeq protein was modified relative to this genomic sequence to represent the inferred CDS: deleted 1 base in 1 codon; substituted 1 base at 1 genomic stop codon), whose amino-acid sequence MEGDKPHPGILGVTMGVQDTSPLKHGAEKAVTTAEPNGKVVAQAILMPSSPPQDYNPSVFWAEVAGNNKPMLNCKLSCQGSDISLAGMMDMGADVTVISSHNWPSHWELQLAEEQKANQEWKNETDVTKFILLDFRNGPELDSLPFLMFLSIYLVSITGNTFIVVLMVASSHPSVNWHLHIPMYFFPGCLACLEICYSSNIXPRILLSYLGGDGSISMQGCFTEYYFFSCLVAAECYLLAAMSYDWYLAVCRPLHYPALTGTRLCLQLGTASWISGFLSNSILTFLISNLDFCGPNERDHFFCDSFPVIKLSCCDICVVGLVTSVMAGVCSLPPFLLTFSSYLYIIVTVMRIPSATGRRKAFSTCCLHLLVEVLFYWSIFNAVLVLKARALVSPQSERVQLRSSERR is encoded by the exons GTTGTGGCCCAAGCTATTCTCATGCCCAGTAGTCCGCCACAGGACTACAACCcctctgtcttctgggctgaggtagCTGGGAACAACAAACCCATGCTTAATTGCAAACTGTCTTGCCAAGGCTCGgacatcagcctggcaggaatgatGGACATGGGAGCAGACGTGACAGTCATTTCTTCCCACAATTGGCCgtcacactgggagctgcagctggcagaag AACAAAAGGCAAACCAAGagtggaaaaatgaaacagatgtTACAAAGTTCATCCTCCTGGATTTTAGGAATGGTCCTGAATTGGattctcttcccttcctgatGTTTCTGTCAATCTACCTTGTGAGCATAACTGGAAACACTTTCATTGTTGTGCTGATGGTGGCTTCTTCACATCCCAGTGTA AACTGGCACCTTCACATCCCAATGTACTTCTTCCCGGGCTGTTTGGCCTGCTTGGAAATCTGCTACAGCTCAAATATCTAGCCAAGGATATTGCTCAGCTACCTGGGTGGAGACGGAAGCATTTCAATGCAGGGGTGTTTTACCGAATACTATTTCTTCAGCTGCCTGGTAGCTGCAGAGTGTTACCTCCTGGCAGCAATGTCCTATGACTGGTACCTGGCAGTGTGCAGGCCCCTGCACTACCCAGCCCTCACAGGCACcaggctctgcctccagctgggCACTGCATCTTGGATCAGTGGCTTTCTCTCTAACTCCATACTGACCTTCCTGATCTCAAATTTAGATTTCTGTGGGCCTAATGAAAGAGACCATTTTTTCTGTGACTCATTCCCAGTGATAAAACTCTCCTGCTGTGACATTTGTGTGGTGGGACTTGTGACTTCTGTCATGGCAGGGGTGTGCTCACTGCCTCCATTCCTGTTGACCTTCTCATCCTATCTCTACATCATTGTCACAGTCATGAGAATTCCTTCTGCCACTGGAAGGAGAAAGGCCTTTTCCACTTGCTGCTTACATCTTCTTGTAGAAGTTCTTTTTTACTGGTCAATATTTAACGCAGTTCTTGTGCTCAAGGCACGAGCTCTGGTGAGCCCCCagtcagagagagtccagctgcgttcTTCTGAGCGTCGCTga